In one Hymenobacter sp. DG25B genomic region, the following are encoded:
- the ccoN gene encoding cytochrome-c oxidase, cbb3-type subunit I: MIVDPKPQVAQPQAPPTRALETFFYDNKIVRDFGIATIFWGIAGMLVGILAAFQLAQPDVNMHTSFTTFGRIRPLHTNAVIFAFVGNGIFMGVYYSLQRLCKTPMYSKKLSKLHFWGWQLIILSALISLPMGFTTSKEYAELEWPIDIAITLVWVVFGWNMFGTIAQRRERHLYVGIWFYIATFITVAVLHIVNSMAVPVSFMKSYSAYAGVQDALVQWWYGHNAVAFFLTTPYLGLMYYFLPKAAGRPVYSYRLSIIHFWSLIFIYIWAGPHHLLYTSLPDWAQSLGVAFSVMLLAPSWGGMINGLLTLRGAWDKVREEPVLKFLVVAITAYGMATFEGPMLSLKNVNAIAHFTDWIVAHVHVGALGWNGFLTFAMLYWLWPRLYRTPLYSKKLANTHFLIGTIGILFYALPMYWAGFTQGLMWKQFNAEGMLQYPNFLETVLQIVPMYYLRGIGGVLYLSGVFLMLYNLVKTARAGSLLADEKAQAPALLPATEDPHADAGHWHRWIERRPVQMAVWATVAIGIGGAVEMIPTFLIKSNVPTIASVKPYTSLELQGRDIYIKEGCSNCHTQMVRPFRSETERYGEYSKAGEFVYDRPFLWGSKRTGPDLHRVGAKYPHSWHYNHMLDPTSMSPGSIMPPYPWLFENDIDYSTLPKKIRVLQGLGTPYPAGYDKQAVADARRQADGIVQELKKEQIEVKSDKEIVALIAYLQRLGTDIKVKPEQAAASAQ, encoded by the coding sequence ATGATAGTTGACCCGAAACCGCAGGTAGCCCAGCCGCAGGCACCACCCACGCGGGCCCTCGAGACGTTCTTCTACGACAACAAGATTGTTCGTGATTTCGGCATTGCCACCATCTTCTGGGGCATTGCCGGTATGCTGGTCGGTATCCTGGCGGCGTTTCAGCTGGCCCAGCCCGACGTGAACATGCACACCTCGTTCACCACGTTCGGGCGCATCCGGCCGCTGCACACCAATGCCGTGATTTTTGCCTTCGTGGGCAACGGTATTTTCATGGGCGTGTACTATTCGCTGCAGCGCCTGTGCAAAACGCCCATGTACTCCAAGAAGCTCAGCAAGCTGCACTTCTGGGGCTGGCAGCTGATTATTCTGAGCGCGCTGATTTCCCTGCCCATGGGCTTCACCACCAGCAAGGAGTACGCCGAGCTGGAGTGGCCCATTGATATTGCTATTACGCTGGTGTGGGTGGTGTTCGGCTGGAACATGTTCGGCACCATTGCCCAGCGGCGCGAGCGGCACCTGTACGTGGGTATCTGGTTTTACATTGCCACGTTCATTACCGTAGCGGTGCTGCACATTGTGAACTCTATGGCGGTGCCGGTGAGCTTCATGAAAAGCTACTCTGCCTACGCCGGCGTGCAGGATGCGCTGGTGCAGTGGTGGTACGGCCACAACGCCGTGGCCTTCTTCCTGACCACGCCCTACCTGGGTTTGATGTACTACTTCCTGCCCAAGGCAGCGGGCCGGCCGGTGTATTCTTACCGCCTGTCTATCATTCACTTCTGGTCGCTGATTTTCATTTACATCTGGGCCGGTCCTCACCACCTGTTGTATACCTCCCTGCCCGACTGGGCCCAGAGCCTGGGCGTGGCTTTCTCCGTGATGCTGCTGGCGCCCAGCTGGGGCGGCATGATCAACGGTTTGCTCACGCTGCGCGGCGCCTGGGATAAGGTGCGCGAAGAGCCCGTGCTGAAGTTCCTGGTAGTGGCCATTACGGCCTACGGCATGGCCACCTTCGAAGGGCCCATGCTCAGCCTGAAAAACGTAAACGCCATTGCCCACTTTACCGACTGGATTGTAGCGCACGTGCACGTGGGTGCTCTGGGCTGGAACGGCTTCCTCACCTTTGCCATGCTCTACTGGCTGTGGCCCCGCCTGTACCGCACGCCCCTGTACTCCAAGAAGCTGGCTAACACCCACTTCCTCATTGGCACCATCGGCATCCTGTTCTACGCCCTGCCCATGTACTGGGCCGGCTTTACCCAGGGCCTGATGTGGAAGCAGTTCAATGCCGAGGGCATGCTGCAGTACCCCAACTTCCTGGAAACCGTGCTGCAGATTGTACCCATGTACTACCTGCGCGGTATTGGCGGGGTGCTCTACCTGAGCGGCGTATTCCTGATGCTGTACAACCTGGTGAAAACTGCCCGGGCCGGCTCGCTGCTGGCCGATGAAAAAGCCCAGGCGCCCGCCCTGCTGCCCGCCACCGAAGACCCTCACGCCGATGCCGGCCACTGGCACCGCTGGATTGAGCGCCGCCCCGTGCAAATGGCCGTTTGGGCTACCGTGGCCATCGGTATTGGTGGGGCCGTGGAGATGATTCCCACGTTCCTGATCAAGTCGAACGTGCCCACCATTGCCTCGGTGAAGCCTTACACCTCCCTGGAATTGCAGGGCCGCGACATCTACATCAAGGAAGGCTGCTCTAACTGCCACACCCAGATGGTGCGCCCCTTCCGCTCCGAGACGGAGCGCTACGGCGAGTACTCAAAAGCCGGCGAGTTTGTGTACGACCGTCCCTTCCTGTGGGGCAGCAAGCGCACCGGTCCCGATTTGCACCGCGTGGGCGCCAAGTACCCGCACTCCTGGCACTACAACCACATGCTGGACCCTACCAGCATGTCGCCGGGCTCCATCATGCCGCCTTACCCCTGGCTGTTTGAGAACGACATTGACTACTCCACGCTGCCTAAGAAAATTCGGGTACTCCAGGGCCTGGGCACGCCCTACCCCGCCGGCTACGACAAGCAGGCTGTGGCCGATGCCCGCCGCCAGGCCGACGGCATTGTGCAGGAGCTGAAGAAAGAGCAAATCGAAGTGAAATCGGACAAGGAAATTGTGGCCCTCATTGCTTACCTGCAGCGCCTGGGTACCGATATCAAAGTGAAGCCGGAGCAGG
- a CDS encoding DUF4126 family protein, with amino-acid sequence MASSSAFWKTMGMGVIAGMRSMSAPALLSGALREQPSGRLAHSKFSWLQNGAVSAGLKALAGAEMVGDKLPTMPNRTEPVSVVGRTLSGALVGAALYKLNRQKLLRGAAVGGLGALAGTFGAFALRKLADNSGTTKEPWTGFIEDALVVAGGKSLLHNYQPRQ; translated from the coding sequence ATGGCTTCTTCTTCGGCTTTCTGGAAAACAATGGGCATGGGCGTAATTGCCGGCATGCGGAGTATGTCGGCGCCGGCCTTGCTGAGCGGCGCGTTGCGGGAGCAGCCTTCGGGGCGGCTGGCGCACTCTAAATTCAGCTGGCTGCAGAACGGGGCCGTTTCCGCGGGGTTGAAAGCCCTGGCCGGGGCCGAAATGGTAGGCGACAAGCTGCCCACGATGCCCAACCGCACCGAGCCCGTGAGTGTGGTGGGCCGCACGCTTTCCGGCGCGCTGGTGGGTGCGGCCCTGTATAAGCTCAACCGCCAGAAGCTATTGCGCGGTGCGGCGGTGGGTGGGCTGGGCGCCCTGGCCGGCACCTTCGGGGCGTTTGCCCTGCGCAAGCTGGCCGATAACAGCGGCACCACCAAGGAGCCCTGGACGGGCTTTATTGAGGATGCGCTGGTAGTGGCCGGCGGCAAATCCCTGCTGCATAACTACCAGCCCCGGCAATAA
- the ccoS gene encoding cbb3-type cytochrome oxidase assembly protein CcoS — protein sequence MEIIFGLITISLIVAILFLVAFVWAVRTKQYDDTYTPSVRMLFEDEPMDPPQKP from the coding sequence ATGGAAATCATCTTCGGCCTTATCACCATCAGCCTCATAGTGGCCATTCTGTTCCTGGTGGCTTTTGTGTGGGCCGTGCGCACCAAGCAGTACGACGATACCTACACGCCCTCCGTGCGCATGCTCTTCGAGGACGAACCCATGGACCCGCCACAAAAGCCGTAG